One window from the genome of Kryptolebias marmoratus isolate JLee-2015 linkage group LG1, ASM164957v2, whole genome shotgun sequence encodes:
- the pheta1 gene encoding sesquipedalian-1 isoform X1 codes for MRPGRFSGGGKMKLNERSVAHYATCDTPPDKTGFLFKKGERNTAYHRRWFILKGNMLFYFEERDSREPIGVIVLEGCTVELCESAEEFAFAIKFDCAKARVYKMAAENHAAMESWVKALSRASFDYMRLVVKELERQLEEIQEAAGGQQGRPKPSRRNQIARPKSGASLSSSSLSSLSSSSSTPSMTALFSAQKGLQDEVQLFPGSSRENGVAWSKPAAALANGFTEGASSCAAWEGSADSGIAIGCGADGARAPPVPPRRIGASLETPVSPGTGCFSKLHEWYGREVMEVREQWLQSQ; via the exons ATGCGACCAG GTAGATTTTCAGGGGGGGGGAAGATGAAGCTGAACGAGCGCAGTGTGGCGCACTACGCCACCTGTGACACTCCACCGGACAAGACGGGCTTCCTGTTCAAGAAGGGCGAGCGCAACACCGCTTACCACCGGCGTTGGTTCATCCTGAAGGGCAACATGCTCTTCTACTTCGAGGAGCGAGACAGCCGGGAGCCCATCGGCGTCATCGTTCTCGAGGGGTGCACAGTGGAGCTGTGTGAGTCAGCCGAGGAGTTTGCCTTCGCCATCAAGTTTGACTGCGCCAAGGCGCGGGTGTACAAGATGGCGGCCGAGAACCACGCGGCCATGGAGTCGTGGGTGAAGGCGCTGTCGAGGGCCAGTTTCGACTACATGAGACTGGtggtgaaggagctggagagacaACTGGAGGAGATCCAGGAGGCGGCAGGAGGTCAGCAGGGCAGGCCCAAGCCTTCCCGGAGAAATCAGATAGCACGGCCCAAGTCCGGAGCGTCCTTGTCCTCCTCGTCTTTATCGTCCCTTTCATCTTCATCGAGCACCCCCTCCATGACGGCGCTCTTCTCTGCCCAGAAGGGCCTCCAGGATGAGGTGCAGCTCTTCCCCGGGAGCTCCAGGGAGAACGGAGTAGCATGGAGTAAACCAGCAGCTGCCTTGGCTAACGGGTTCACTGAGGGGGCGTCGTCCTGCGCCGCCTGGGAGGGCAGCGCAGACTCCGGGATCGCGATTGGCTGCGGGGCAGATGGCGCGAGGGCTCCACCTGTGCCGCCGCGGAGGATCGGAGCGTCGCTGGAGACCCCGGTCTCCCCCGGCACCGGCTGCTTCTCCAAACTCCACGAGTGGTACGGCAGAGAGGTCATGGAAGTGAGAGAGCAGTGGCTACAGAGCCAGTAA
- the pheta1 gene encoding sesquipedalian-1 isoform X2: MKLNERSVAHYATCDTPPDKTGFLFKKGERNTAYHRRWFILKGNMLFYFEERDSREPIGVIVLEGCTVELCESAEEFAFAIKFDCAKARVYKMAAENHAAMESWVKALSRASFDYMRLVVKELERQLEEIQEAAGGQQGRPKPSRRNQIARPKSGASLSSSSLSSLSSSSSTPSMTALFSAQKGLQDEVQLFPGSSRENGVAWSKPAAALANGFTEGASSCAAWEGSADSGIAIGCGADGARAPPVPPRRIGASLETPVSPGTGCFSKLHEWYGREVMEVREQWLQSQ, from the coding sequence ATGAAGCTGAACGAGCGCAGTGTGGCGCACTACGCCACCTGTGACACTCCACCGGACAAGACGGGCTTCCTGTTCAAGAAGGGCGAGCGCAACACCGCTTACCACCGGCGTTGGTTCATCCTGAAGGGCAACATGCTCTTCTACTTCGAGGAGCGAGACAGCCGGGAGCCCATCGGCGTCATCGTTCTCGAGGGGTGCACAGTGGAGCTGTGTGAGTCAGCCGAGGAGTTTGCCTTCGCCATCAAGTTTGACTGCGCCAAGGCGCGGGTGTACAAGATGGCGGCCGAGAACCACGCGGCCATGGAGTCGTGGGTGAAGGCGCTGTCGAGGGCCAGTTTCGACTACATGAGACTGGtggtgaaggagctggagagacaACTGGAGGAGATCCAGGAGGCGGCAGGAGGTCAGCAGGGCAGGCCCAAGCCTTCCCGGAGAAATCAGATAGCACGGCCCAAGTCCGGAGCGTCCTTGTCCTCCTCGTCTTTATCGTCCCTTTCATCTTCATCGAGCACCCCCTCCATGACGGCGCTCTTCTCTGCCCAGAAGGGCCTCCAGGATGAGGTGCAGCTCTTCCCCGGGAGCTCCAGGGAGAACGGAGTAGCATGGAGTAAACCAGCAGCTGCCTTGGCTAACGGGTTCACTGAGGGGGCGTCGTCCTGCGCCGCCTGGGAGGGCAGCGCAGACTCCGGGATCGCGATTGGCTGCGGGGCAGATGGCGCGAGGGCTCCACCTGTGCCGCCGCGGAGGATCGGAGCGTCGCTGGAGACCCCGGTCTCCCCCGGCACCGGCTGCTTCTCCAAACTCCACGAGTGGTACGGCAGAGAGGTCATGGAAGTGAGAGAGCAGTGGCTACAGAGCCAGTAA